The following are encoded together in the Pedobacter steynii genome:
- a CDS encoding Sec-independent protein translocase subunit TatA/TatB yields MSNPIMIAGLGGTEIAVILVIVLLLFGGKKIPELMRGLGKGIKEFKDGKEGVDGTDTTVEHNRTNKPL; encoded by the coding sequence ATGTCAAACCCCATAATGATTGCCGGTTTAGGAGGCACAGAAATCGCCGTTATTCTTGTCATTGTTTTGCTACTTTTCGGTGGTAAAAAAATTCCTGAATTAATGCGTGGTTTAGGTAAAGGTATTAAGGAATTTAAAGATGGAAAAGAAGGTGTGGATGGTACTGATACTACAGTAGAACACAACCGTACTAACAAACCTTTATAG
- the gatA gene encoding Asp-tRNA(Asn)/Glu-tRNA(Gln) amidotransferase subunit GatA, translating into MKKYSSLSEIQSLIAQKKLSLSELLDHYFKQIESHQHLNAFNEVFFYSAAAQAKAVQEKIDLGTAGKLAGMVIGIKDNISYKDHEVTASSKMLEGFISPYSSTVAERLIAEDAIIIGRLNCDEFAMGGSNETSYYGVVKNAADTSRVAGGSSGGSAVAVQADLCLSALGTDTGGSVRQPAAFCGCIGLKPTYGRISRYGVIAYASSFDQVGTITSSVSDAAILLQVLAGADDYDSTVSQKAVPDYAAGLLTGGVKKIAVLKETLESEALDPAIKASILQAIERFKSQGHTVEYVSFDLLDYLVPAYYVLTTAEASSNLSRYDGVHYGHRNTEAANLNDLYKTSRAEGFGEEVKRRILLGTFVLSAGYYDAYYQKAQQVRRLIREKMEQLLVDFDVILSPVTPTPAFKIGENIEDPLVMYMADIFTVLASLTGIPAIAIPLGNNQEGLPLSLQLMAKHFKEQELLSLSHTFLT; encoded by the coding sequence TTGAAGAAGTATAGCTCCTTATCAGAGATACAATCCCTTATTGCTCAAAAAAAACTAAGTTTATCTGAGCTTCTGGATCACTATTTTAAGCAAATAGAAAGTCACCAACACCTCAATGCTTTTAATGAGGTGTTTTTTTATTCTGCGGCTGCCCAGGCTAAAGCGGTGCAGGAAAAGATAGATCTTGGAACTGCCGGCAAGCTGGCGGGGATGGTGATTGGTATAAAAGACAATATTTCCTATAAAGACCATGAGGTTACTGCTTCTTCCAAAATGCTGGAAGGCTTTATTTCTCCTTATTCTTCTACGGTTGCCGAACGTTTAATTGCCGAAGATGCCATCATCATCGGAAGGTTAAACTGTGATGAATTTGCAATGGGAGGTTCTAATGAGACTTCTTATTATGGCGTAGTAAAAAATGCAGCTGATACTTCACGTGTTGCCGGAGGTTCCTCCGGTGGATCTGCAGTAGCGGTACAGGCCGACCTTTGCTTATCCGCATTGGGAACCGATACCGGTGGTTCGGTCAGACAACCTGCTGCATTTTGCGGATGTATCGGATTGAAGCCTACTTATGGCCGGATCTCCAGATATGGTGTCATTGCTTATGCTTCTTCATTTGATCAGGTAGGTACCATTACTTCTTCCGTAAGTGATGCGGCTATTCTGTTGCAAGTGCTGGCCGGAGCAGATGACTATGACAGCACCGTATCGCAAAAAGCGGTGCCAGATTATGCTGCTGGTTTATTAACTGGTGGGGTAAAAAAGATTGCTGTATTGAAGGAAACGCTGGAAAGTGAGGCGCTTGATCCTGCAATTAAAGCATCTATATTACAAGCTATTGAGCGTTTTAAAAGTCAGGGGCATACGGTAGAGTACGTGTCTTTTGATCTGCTGGACTACCTCGTTCCTGCTTATTATGTATTAACTACTGCAGAAGCATCTTCAAACTTATCCCGTTATGATGGGGTTCATTATGGACACCGGAATACGGAAGCTGCCAATCTGAATGACCTGTATAAGACCTCCAGAGCAGAAGGCTTTGGCGAAGAAGTAAAACGAAGGATTCTTTTAGGAACTTTTGTGTTAAGCGCAGGATATTATGATGCGTACTATCAGAAAGCACAGCAGGTGAGGAGACTGATCCGTGAGAAAATGGAGCAGTTGCTGGTAGATTTCGATGTGATTTTAAGTCCGGTTACGCCAACGCCGGCTTTTAAAATCGGCGAAAATATTGAAGATCCGCTGGTCATGTACATGGCAGATATTTTTACTGTACTGGCTTCTCTGACCGGAATTCCGGCAATCGCAATTCCTTTGGGCAATAATCAGGAAGGATTACCGTTAAGTTTACAGCTTATGGCAAAGCACTTTAAGGAGCAGGAACTACTTTCCCTGTCCCATACATTTTTAACCTAG
- a CDS encoding lytic transglycosylase domain-containing protein has protein sequence MKINVLFASCILALTSFSAIAQQPKDLIINDTVPVPVLPETPSFYNHNYGYKSRLDSIQKMVPLSYNEHVQKYIDIYSGRKDMMGKMIGLSEYYFPVFEKALKYYNIPEEIKYLPVIESSMNAHAVSRVGATGLWQFMFATAKDYGLNMDNFVDERKDPIQASYAAAAYFRDAYEELGDWLLAIAAYNCGMGNVKRAMVKADSQDFWEIRRYLPTETRNYVPAFIAAIYVMNYPGQHQIKAQKSPFVKSTDTIHVNRFVSLPKLAEALSMDEGALCSLNPSYKKKIVNGTEIEPKRIIIPKVNMAQFAQIYDVLNNTELDVNPNVVLASNDDRRRKKIVERPLVAVSYHKVSPGQTLSAIADKYHVEVQDLKVWNGLKSSSIVPGQKLKIHNPQSSKKRKMAIKG, from the coding sequence ATGAAAATAAATGTACTTTTTGCATCCTGTATTTTAGCACTAACCAGCTTTTCAGCAATTGCTCAGCAACCTAAGGATTTAATCATTAACGATACAGTTCCTGTCCCGGTTTTACCGGAAACCCCAAGTTTTTATAATCACAATTACGGTTATAAGTCCAGATTGGACTCCATTCAGAAAATGGTTCCGCTCAGTTATAATGAGCATGTACAGAAGTACATCGACATCTATAGCGGAAGAAAAGACATGATGGGAAAGATGATCGGTCTTTCCGAATACTATTTCCCCGTTTTTGAAAAGGCATTAAAATATTATAATATTCCTGAGGAAATTAAATACCTCCCTGTCATAGAGTCTTCTATGAATGCACATGCGGTATCCAGGGTTGGTGCAACCGGTCTCTGGCAGTTCATGTTTGCTACGGCAAAAGATTATGGACTGAATATGGATAATTTTGTAGATGAAAGAAAAGACCCCATTCAGGCTAGCTATGCGGCGGCAGCTTACTTCAGAGATGCTTACGAAGAACTGGGCGACTGGCTTCTGGCGATTGCGGCCTATAACTGCGGGATGGGAAATGTGAAAAGAGCGATGGTGAAAGCCGATTCTCAGGACTTTTGGGAGATCAGAAGGTATCTTCCAACGGAAACCAGAAATTATGTGCCTGCTTTTATCGCAGCAATTTATGTGATGAACTATCCTGGTCAGCACCAGATTAAAGCACAAAAATCTCCATTCGTTAAGAGTACGGACACCATTCATGTAAACAGATTTGTTTCTCTTCCTAAGTTGGCAGAAGCATTGAGTATGGATGAAGGTGCTTTATGTAGTCTGAACCCATCTTATAAGAAGAAGATTGTTAACGGAACGGAAATTGAGCCCAAGCGGATCATTATTCCTAAAGTGAACATGGCGCAGTTTGCACAGATTTATGATGTTCTAAACAATACAGAGCTGGATGTGAACCCAAATGTCGTACTGGCTTCTAATGACGACCGTAGAAGGAAAAAGATAGTGGAACGCCCATTGGTTGCTGTTTCTTATCATAAAGTCAGCCCCGGACAAACACTCAGCGCAATTGCGGATAAATACCATGTAGAAGTTCAGGATCTAAAAGTCTGGAACGGACTTAAGAGCTCCTCGATTGTACCGGGACAAAAGCTCAAAATTCATAATCCTCAGTCCTCGAAAAAACGAAAAATGGCTATAAAAGGCTAG
- a CDS encoding NADP-dependent malic enzyme: protein MSKINRKQDALDYHSQGRPGKIQVIPTKPTNSQRDLALAYSPGVAEPCLKIAENTEDVYKYTAKGNLVAVISNGTAVLGLGDIGPEAGKPVMEGKGLLFKIFADIDVFDLELDTKNVDDFVKIVKALEPTFGGVNLEDIKAPECFEIERRLKEEMNIPVMHDDQHGTAIISAAALINACELQKKKMDKIKIVVNGAGAAAISCTRLYVSLGAKKENIVMCDRNGVIRDNRENLDAIKAEFATSRELTTLADAMKDSDVFIGLSSADCVTVEMLKSMAKNPIVFAMANPNPEIAYELAISSRKDLIMATGRSDYPNQVNNVLGFPYIFRGALDVRATSINEAMKIAAVKAIAELAKKSVPEAVNMAYNEKNIKFGKDYIIPKPVDLRLMTNVSSAVAKAAIESGVARKVITDWDAYTEELKQRLGMDDAIMRAITNKAKSDPKRVVFTEADNYKILKAAQIVKDENIAIPILLGNKEIIKQIIEENALELDGVEIMDPFLEPERMKKYADALYQKRQRRGVTLFEANKFLRDRNYFGASMVEFGEADAMISGLTKNYVSTIKPALQVIGTEPGVNRVAGMYMMMTKKGPVFFGDTTVNVDPTVEELVDITLLLERAVRKFNIQPRIALLSYSNFGSNEGIVPEKVRKAVKILHEKHPDIIVDGEMQGNFAINNSLLKDNFPFSSLVDAPANTLVFPNLESGNIAYKLLQELGGAEAVGPILLGLNKPVHIVQLGSSVREIVNMVTLAVLDVQSKEQEANAKKGGLLKRITKK from the coding sequence ATGAGTAAAATTAACAGGAAGCAAGATGCTTTGGACTACCACTCGCAAGGGCGACCGGGGAAAATACAGGTAATACCTACAAAACCAACTAATTCTCAGAGAGATCTGGCACTGGCGTATTCACCGGGTGTAGCTGAACCTTGTCTAAAAATAGCAGAAAACACAGAAGATGTTTATAAATATACAGCAAAGGGAAACCTGGTAGCTGTAATCAGTAATGGAACGGCTGTTTTAGGCCTTGGCGATATTGGTCCTGAAGCGGGTAAACCTGTAATGGAAGGTAAAGGTCTTCTCTTCAAGATTTTTGCCGATATCGATGTTTTTGACTTAGAACTGGATACCAAAAACGTTGATGATTTTGTTAAGATCGTTAAAGCCCTGGAGCCTACTTTTGGCGGGGTAAACTTAGAAGATATTAAAGCACCTGAGTGTTTTGAAATTGAACGTCGTCTAAAAGAGGAGATGAATATCCCTGTAATGCACGATGATCAACATGGAACAGCCATTATTTCTGCAGCGGCATTGATCAATGCCTGCGAATTGCAGAAAAAGAAAATGGATAAGATTAAGATTGTGGTGAATGGTGCCGGTGCCGCCGCGATTTCCTGTACCCGTCTTTATGTTTCTTTAGGTGCTAAAAAAGAAAACATCGTGATGTGCGACCGTAATGGCGTAATCCGTGATAACCGGGAGAACCTGGATGCTATTAAAGCAGAATTTGCGACTTCAAGAGAACTGACTACACTTGCGGATGCCATGAAAGATTCTGATGTATTCATCGGTCTTTCTTCAGCGGATTGTGTAACGGTAGAGATGTTGAAATCGATGGCGAAAAACCCAATCGTTTTTGCAATGGCAAATCCTAATCCGGAGATTGCTTATGAGCTGGCCATCAGTTCCCGTAAGGATTTGATTATGGCAACAGGTCGTTCTGACTATCCTAACCAGGTGAACAATGTGCTGGGCTTCCCATACATCTTCAGAGGGGCTTTGGACGTAAGGGCAACAAGCATCAATGAGGCGATGAAAATTGCTGCAGTGAAGGCAATTGCGGAGCTGGCAAAGAAATCCGTTCCTGAGGCTGTAAATATGGCCTACAATGAAAAGAATATTAAATTCGGCAAAGACTATATCATTCCGAAACCAGTGGATTTGCGTCTGATGACCAATGTTTCTTCTGCAGTGGCTAAAGCGGCAATAGAATCAGGTGTGGCACGCAAAGTGATTACCGATTGGGATGCTTATACAGAAGAGTTGAAACAACGTCTGGGAATGGATGATGCCATTATGCGTGCCATTACCAACAAAGCGAAGTCTGACCCTAAACGGGTGGTGTTTACAGAGGCCGATAATTATAAAATCCTGAAGGCAGCTCAGATTGTAAAAGATGAAAATATTGCCATTCCAATTCTATTGGGAAATAAAGAAATCATCAAACAAATCATTGAAGAGAATGCTTTGGAACTGGATGGCGTGGAAATCATGGATCCTTTCTTAGAGCCGGAGCGCATGAAAAAATATGCGGACGCTTTGTATCAAAAGAGACAAAGAAGAGGCGTAACTCTATTTGAAGCCAATAAATTTTTGCGTGACAGGAATTACTTCGGTGCTTCTATGGTAGAATTTGGTGAAGCAGATGCCATGATTTCTGGTCTGACCAAAAATTATGTGTCTACAATTAAGCCGGCTTTACAGGTGATCGGTACTGAGCCAGGTGTAAACCGGGTTGCAGGAATGTACATGATGATGACCAAAAAAGGACCTGTATTTTTTGGTGATACTACCGTAAATGTAGACCCTACTGTAGAGGAATTGGTAGACATTACTTTGTTGCTGGAACGCGCAGTACGTAAGTTCAATATTCAACCTAGAATTGCCTTACTTTCGTACTCAAACTTCGGTTCGAACGAAGGAATAGTACCTGAAAAAGTAAGAAAAGCAGTAAAAATTCTTCATGAAAAGCATCCTGATATTATCGTGGACGGCGAAATGCAAGGAAATTTTGCAATTAACAATTCTTTGCTGAAAGATAACTTTCCTTTTAGTAGCTTAGTAGATGCTCCCGCAAATACTTTGGTATTCCCGAACCTGGAGTCCGGAAATATTGCTTACAAACTGTTGCAGGAATTAGGCGGCGCTGAAGCTGTCGGCCCAATTTTGTTAGGATTGAACAAACCTGTTCATATTGTTCAGTTGGGTAGCTCGGTTCGTGAGATTGTAAATATGGTTACTTTAGCAGTTCTTGATGTTCAGTCGAAAGAACAGGAGGCAAATGCTAAAAAAGGCGGTTTATTAAAAAGAATAACTAAGAAATAA
- the ruvA gene encoding Holliday junction branch migration protein RuvA, with translation MFEYIDGKLTFKCPAYIVVEAGGIGYHINISLNTYSSLADVERCKVYTWLHVKEDAHTLYGFADEGERRLFLHLISVSGIGPNTGRMMLSSITPTEIQTAIVNGDLPLIQRIKGIGVKSAQRLVLELQDKLKKEGTGSLIAAPLNNTVREEALSALMMLGFAKQPAEKSIDNAVKNGGVDLSVEQMIKIALKNL, from the coding sequence ATGTTTGAATATATTGATGGTAAGCTGACCTTTAAATGCCCCGCTTATATTGTAGTGGAGGCCGGAGGAATTGGTTACCATATCAATATTTCACTGAATACTTATAGCAGTCTGGCTGATGTGGAACGTTGCAAGGTTTATACCTGGCTCCATGTGAAAGAAGATGCGCATACTTTATACGGATTTGCAGATGAGGGAGAGCGAAGGCTCTTCCTTCATCTGATCTCTGTTTCCGGAATCGGACCGAATACGGGTAGGATGATGCTTTCTTCAATTACCCCTACGGAAATTCAAACGGCTATTGTGAATGGTGATTTGCCTTTAATCCAGCGGATTAAGGGAATTGGAGTGAAATCTGCACAGCGCCTGGTGCTGGAATTGCAGGATAAATTGAAAAAAGAAGGTACGGGATCATTGATCGCGGCACCTCTGAATAATACTGTTAGAGAAGAGGCTTTATCAGCTTTGATGATGCTCGGGTTTGCAAAGCAGCCTGCAGAGAAATCAATTGATAATGCAGTGAAAAACGGTGGAGTGGACTTATCAGTAGAACAAATGATTAAAATAGCTTTGAAGAACTTATAA